One segment of Dolichospermum sp. DET69 DNA contains the following:
- a CDS encoding type II toxin-antitoxin system VapC family toxin, translating to MYLLDTNICIALFNKNPQAVAKFNRYFSQCYLSIIVVSELYKGVYCSQQVAKNIETLTEFIELLPVEPFEIAAAIEFGKIQSELRKIGKPTGEFDALIAAVARSRDDILVTNNIKDFINIPNLKLDNWLEN from the coding sequence ATGTATCTACTAGATACCAATATTTGCATTGCACTATTTAACAAAAATCCCCAAGCTGTTGCCAAATTCAACCGCTACTTTAGCCAATGTTATCTATCCATCATCGTCGTTTCAGAACTTTATAAAGGAGTTTATTGTTCTCAACAAGTAGCCAAAAATATAGAAACATTAACTGAGTTCATAGAACTACTACCAGTAGAACCATTTGAAATCGCAGCAGCTATCGAATTTGGCAAGATTCAAAGCGAACTCAGAAAAATTGGCAAACCAACAGGAGAATTTGATGCTTTAATTGCTGCTGTAGCCCGTTCTCGTGACGATATTCTCGTTACTAATAATATCAAAGATTTTATAAATATTCCCAATTTAAAATTAGATAACTGGTTAGAAAATTGA
- a CDS encoding DEAD/DEAH box helicase family protein, giving the protein MKTLRDTSWKISYSSNTHNTIADFYIPALESAIQYDRKSGFFSSAILSKVARGLGAMLHNQGKIRLMMGCQFSPQDLEAIEQGYALRDALLTRLDADLTPPENFAQLKHLEILSWLIQNQYLDIKIAIPLQENGLPENSIQQLDPQHIFHEKVGIFTDSNGDKLAFNGSNNESIAGWEKNVESFHVYCSWEGGRELDRVEEEVSRFEQLWYNLSPNVRVFEIPEAVQQKLLNYAPTSKPTWNPQIEFDDSSRFTVDGSQFTVHSQQPTVNSQQSTANSQQLTVINEEEKQAFYQLANIHQHPGCLDFCLKSIPIKPWPHQIKILRRVAETFPKSFLIADEVGLGKTIETGLILRYLLLAKKAKRVLILSPASVQPQWQEELREKFNLHFWSYNQNLFTVHSSLLTEQYRQQSTVNNQQSTVNNQQSTVNSQQSTVNSQQSTINNPWNSQDLILASSHLVRRKERMQELLAAEPWDLVILDEAHHARRKSPQNRKETPNRLLELMQQLKDKTQALILLSATPMQIDAIEVFDLLNLLGMQGHWSYGDNFCNYFESLPNSVKPEILNFWQVMSSDYFQQGGKPCTRLQQFLNQQDRNIAYKMQDLWERGRKISNHKQLLADENFINTSRQYLTVNTPLKDLMFRHTRDTLRQYYQRGLLAQDIPSRIVQDNAISLEINREVPLYQAVSNYVRHFYRLAQKDQRTCRGFLMTLYRKRLTSSFYAIKASLQRGLDCLLTKQGSFITEDDYVDIDEANDAVISGMESFFEEVDPQEIQYLEDLLQQFENTGEDSKLSHFIQILRQELSQRESAIVFTQYTDTMDYLRDALKELYGSQVACYSGRGGELLKVNSSRLTVDSSRLTVNSSRLTVDSSRLTVNSHQSTVNNQQSSVNSHPTWCVVPKEEIKHKFRQDEIKILLCTESASEGLNLQNCGVLINYDMPWNPMRVEQRIGRIDRIGQRYETVRIHNFYYDGTVEAKVYRKLRDRINAFATVVGNLQPILAKVPTFIEQAAMSADPEEEDVLMSEFDSVLDAPLRPGIEAMVTMDLDADLAEIQKPIPPTPFTPESIEHLFTTSAILKTAGVIFQPKDEKTWLLTYKNREYMITFYPDMFDEIPSLRLMNFGEPLFAEFLQIFSEPLQFKS; this is encoded by the coding sequence TTGAAAACTCTACGCGATACCTCTTGGAAAATTAGCTACTCCAGCAACACCCATAATACCATTGCTGACTTCTATATTCCTGCTTTAGAATCTGCCATCCAATATGACAGAAAATCAGGCTTCTTTAGCAGCGCCATATTAAGTAAAGTAGCGCGGGGTTTAGGGGCAATGCTACACAATCAAGGCAAAATCCGGTTAATGATGGGATGCCAATTTAGTCCCCAAGACTTGGAAGCAATAGAACAAGGATACGCATTACGGGATGCTTTACTAACTCGTTTAGATGCCGACTTAACACCACCCGAAAACTTTGCCCAACTCAAACATTTAGAAATACTCAGTTGGTTAATTCAAAATCAATATCTCGACATCAAAATAGCTATTCCTCTTCAAGAAAATGGACTTCCAGAAAATAGCATCCAACAACTAGATCCTCAACATATATTTCATGAAAAAGTTGGCATCTTTACAGATAGCAACGGTGATAAATTAGCATTTAATGGTTCTAATAACGAATCTATTGCCGGTTGGGAGAAAAACGTCGAATCATTTCACGTTTATTGTTCCTGGGAAGGAGGAAGAGAATTAGATAGAGTAGAAGAAGAAGTTTCCAGATTTGAACAACTGTGGTATAACTTATCCCCCAACGTGCGCGTATTTGAAATTCCCGAAGCAGTACAACAAAAATTGTTAAATTATGCCCCAACATCTAAACCTACCTGGAATCCTCAAATTGAATTTGATGACAGTTCACGGTTCACAGTTGACGGTTCACAGTTCACAGTTCACAGTCAACAGCCAACAGTCAACAGTCAACAGTCAACAGCCAACAGTCAACAGTTAACAGTCATCAACGAAGAAGAAAAACAAGCATTTTACCAACTAGCGAATATTCATCAACATCCTGGATGTTTAGACTTTTGTTTAAAATCAATTCCCATAAAACCCTGGCCACACCAAATTAAAATATTGCGTCGGGTAGCAGAAACCTTTCCTAAAAGTTTTCTTATTGCTGACGAAGTTGGATTAGGTAAAACCATTGAAACAGGATTAATTTTACGTTATCTCCTCTTAGCTAAAAAAGCCAAACGGGTACTCATCCTTTCCCCTGCAAGTGTCCAACCACAATGGCAAGAAGAATTAAGAGAAAAATTCAATCTGCATTTTTGGAGTTACAATCAAAATTTATTCACTGTTCACAGTTCACTGTTAACTGAACAATACCGTCAACAGTCAACAGTCAACAATCAACAGTCAACAGTCAACAATCAACAATCAACAGTCAACAGTCAGCAGTCAACAGTCAACAGTCAACAGTCAACAATTAACAATCCTTGGAATAGCCAAGATTTAATTCTCGCTTCTTCCCATTTAGTGCGGAGAAAAGAAAGAATGCAGGAATTATTAGCAGCAGAACCTTGGGATTTAGTCATATTAGATGAAGCACACCACGCTAGAAGAAAAAGCCCTCAAAATCGCAAAGAAACACCCAATCGGTTATTAGAATTAATGCAGCAATTAAAGGATAAAACTCAAGCCTTAATTCTGCTTTCTGCTACTCCCATGCAAATTGATGCTATAGAAGTTTTTGATTTATTGAATTTACTAGGAATGCAAGGACATTGGAGTTATGGAGATAACTTCTGTAATTATTTTGAATCATTACCAAATAGTGTTAAACCAGAAATCCTGAATTTTTGGCAAGTCATGTCTAGTGACTATTTTCAACAAGGAGGAAAACCTTGTACTCGGTTACAGCAATTTTTAAACCAACAAGATAGAAATATTGCTTATAAAATGCAGGATTTATGGGAACGAGGTAGAAAAATCTCTAATCATAAACAATTATTAGCAGATGAAAATTTTATCAATACTTCCAGACAATATTTAACAGTTAATACCCCTTTAAAAGATTTGATGTTTCGTCATACCCGCGATACATTGAGACAATATTATCAACGCGGATTATTAGCCCAAGATATTCCTAGTAGAATTGTGCAAGATAATGCCATTAGTTTAGAAATTAACCGTGAAGTTCCGCTTTACCAAGCTGTTAGTAATTATGTCCGTCATTTTTACAGACTAGCACAAAAAGATCAGCGTACCTGTCGCGGTTTCTTGATGACTTTGTACAGGAAACGTTTAACCAGTTCATTCTACGCTATCAAAGCATCTTTACAACGGGGTTTAGATTGTTTATTAACTAAACAAGGCAGTTTTATTACAGAAGATGATTATGTAGATATTGATGAAGCTAATGATGCAGTAATTTCGGGGATGGAATCTTTCTTTGAAGAAGTAGACCCCCAGGAAATTCAATATTTAGAAGATTTATTACAGCAATTTGAAAATACAGGAGAAGATAGCAAACTTTCCCATTTTATTCAGATTTTACGTCAAGAATTAAGCCAAAGAGAAAGTGCTATTGTCTTTACTCAATACACAGACACAATGGACTATCTGCGAGATGCTTTAAAAGAATTATATGGTAGTCAAGTAGCTTGTTATTCTGGACGTGGTGGGGAATTATTAAAAGTTAACAGTTCACGGTTGACAGTTGACAGTTCACGGTTAACAGTTAACAGTTCACGGTTGACAGTTGACAGTTCACGGTTGACAGTTAACAGTCATCAGTCAACAGTCAACAACCAACAGTCATCAGTCAACAGTCATCCAACTTGGTGTGTAGTTCCCAAGGAAGAAATTAAACACAAATTTCGCCAGGATGAAATTAAAATTCTTTTGTGTACGGAATCTGCGTCAGAAGGGTTAAACTTGCAAAATTGTGGGGTATTAATCAATTATGATATGCCCTGGAATCCCATGCGTGTGGAACAAAGAATTGGCAGAATTGATAGAATTGGACAAAGGTATGAAACTGTCCGCATTCACAATTTTTATTATGATGGCACAGTAGAAGCAAAAGTTTACAGAAAATTGCGCGATCGCATTAACGCCTTTGCTACAGTTGTTGGTAATCTCCAACCCATTTTAGCTAAAGTTCCCACATTCATTGAACAAGCAGCAATGAGCGCAGATCCAGAAGAAGAGGATGTATTAATGTCTGAGTTTGACTCGGTATTAGACGCGCCTCTCCGTCCAGGAATTGAAGCAATGGTAACAATGGATTTGGATGCTGATTTAGCGGAAATTCAAAAGCCTATTCCACCTACTCCTTTTACACCAGAAAGCATTGAACATTTATTTACCACATCTGCAATTTTAAAAACTGCTGGGGTGATTTTTCAGCCAAAAGACGAAAAAACGTGGCTACTTACCTATAAAAACCGGGAATACATGATTACCTTTTACCCAGATATGTTTGATGAAATACCTTCTCTGAGATTAATGAATTTTGGAGAACCTTTGTTTGCGGAGTTTTTACAGATTTTCTCTGAACCCCTTCAATTTAAATCATAA
- a CDS encoding type II toxin-antitoxin system YhaV family toxin, with product MSVNQPLVINGWDVFAHSLFLNQFEELLRQVEHLRQKYPQDYNKKNATKRLAAIAKLAFDFIPQDPTLSNYRQGSTLGDDYKHWFRAKFFQQYRLFFRYHQESKIIVFAWVNDENSKRSYDSNTDAYRVFKKMLETGHPPDNWNDLLKDAKCETNRLEKAVKAEI from the coding sequence TTGTCTGTAAATCAGCCGCTAGTGATTAATGGGTGGGACGTATTTGCTCATTCTCTCTTTCTTAACCAGTTTGAAGAACTTCTAAGGCAGGTTGAACATTTGCGTCAGAAGTATCCTCAAGACTACAATAAAAAAAACGCCACAAAGCGTCTAGCTGCAATAGCAAAGCTGGCATTTGATTTTATTCCTCAAGATCCAACACTTAGTAATTATCGCCAAGGCAGTACGCTTGGTGACGACTACAAACACTGGTTTAGAGCTAAATTTTTTCAGCAATACCGACTGTTTTTTCGATATCATCAAGAGAGCAAAATAATTGTTTTCGCTTGGGTTAATGATGAGAACTCTAAGCGTTCTTATGACAGTAACACAGACGCTTATCGAGTTTTTAAGAAAATGCTGGAAACTGGTCATCCTCCAGACAATTGGAATGATTTACTCAAAGATGCAAAATGTGAAACTAATCGTTTAGAGAAAGCAGTCAAAGCAGAAATCTAA
- a CDS encoding type II toxin-antitoxin system PrlF family antitoxin, which translates to MAVILAPSSESTLTDRYQTTIPDPVRKFLGLDKRDKICYTIQPDGKVVISRVDKTESDPILGKFLNFIAQDIEKNPQHLQTISSDLVSRVQSLVAEVYLDLDSPLSDEDE; encoded by the coding sequence ATGGCTGTAATACTAGCCCCATCTTCAGAATCTACTCTTACTGATCGCTATCAGACTACCATCCCTGATCCCGTTCGCAAGTTCCTTGGCTTGGATAAGCGTGATAAAATCTGCTACACTATCCAGCCTGACGGTAAGGTAGTGATTTCTCGCGTTGATAAGACGGAGAGCGATCCTATACTTGGAAAGTTTCTAAATTTTATTGCCCAAGATATCGAAAAGAATCCTCAGCACTTACAAACCATTAGCTCTGATTTAGTCAGCCGTGTTCAGTCCTTAGTTGCTGAAGTCTATCTTGATCTTGATTCCCCACTATCTGACGAGGATGAATAA
- a CDS encoding type I restriction endonuclease subunit R, which produces MITNASSLTLSNLRQTFGLRLDTSDRFFDEWLNNSPALTEAELQGLDRLTRNYTYLSQEEPPLEEIVKLVVVSPLLDLAGFYQFPFLVKAEVSTSIEVADEANAMVVQGRIDILVIQDSFWILVIESKPARLDVTAGIPQALTYLLSAPNLQSSCYGMVTNGREVLFLKCDRHQNVPQYTRSPTYRLLENTAERIQVLQGLKQIGAYIGDLRS; this is translated from the coding sequence GTGATTACAAATGCTAGTAGCCTTACCCTTAGCAATCTCCGTCAAACCTTTGGCTTGAGACTCGACACTAGCGATCGCTTTTTTGATGAATGGTTAAATAATTCACCAGCACTAACCGAAGCGGAACTACAAGGACTAGATCGCCTCACTCGCAACTATACTTATCTCAGTCAAGAAGAACCGCCCCTTGAAGAAATTGTTAAGCTTGTTGTGGTATCGCCATTGCTAGATTTGGCTGGTTTCTATCAATTTCCTTTTTTGGTAAAAGCAGAAGTAAGTACCAGTATCGAAGTTGCTGACGAAGCTAATGCTATGGTGGTTCAAGGCAGAATTGATATTTTGGTAATCCAAGATAGTTTTTGGATTTTGGTAATCGAATCAAAACCTGCAAGACTAGACGTTACCGCAGGAATTCCCCAAGCACTTACTTATTTGTTGAGCGCTCCTAATCTGCAATCAAGTTGTTATGGAATGGTTACAAATGGAAGAGAAGTATTGTTTTTGAAATGTGACCGCCATCAAAATGTCCCTCAATATACGCGATCACCTACCTATCGGTTACTTGAAAATACAGCAGAACGTATCCAAGTTTTACAGGGACTTAAACAAATTGGGGCTTATATTGGCGACTTGAGGAGTTAG
- a CDS encoding Uma2 family endonuclease, translating into MIAIKENFPKLTPEEYFAWEEKQLEKHELINGQVYAMSGGSVNHSRIAIRFATMVDTHLDASNCITGNSDLKVKIVGTNNYTYPDVSVTCDDRDKNTPNYFTYPCLIVEVLSPSTEIYDRSGKFRLYRKNPVLQDYLLVSSTSIEMDLYHKNEAGDWLIINYQASDNVELKSINLSFPIEQIYRNLDLTPETESTKLS; encoded by the coding sequence ATGATTGCCATTAAAGAAAACTTCCCCAAGCTTACCCCAGAAGAATACTTTGCTTGGGAAGAAAAGCAACTAGAAAAACACGAACTGATTAACGGTCAAGTTTACGCCATGAGCGGCGGCAGCGTTAATCATAGCCGCATTGCAATTCGATTTGCGACTATGGTTGATACCCATTTAGACGCTAGTAACTGCATAACAGGTAACTCAGACCTGAAAGTTAAAATTGTTGGCACCAATAACTACACCTACCCAGATGTCAGCGTCACCTGCGACGATCGCGACAAAAACACCCCCAATTATTTCACCTATCCCTGCCTCATCGTTGAAGTTCTCTCTCCTAGCACTGAAATCTACGATCGCAGTGGCAAATTTAGACTATACCGCAAAAATCCAGTCTTACAGGATTATTTATTAGTGAGTTCCACCAGCATCGAAATGGATTTGTATCACAAAAACGAAGCAGGTGATTGGTTAATTATTAACTATCAAGCAAGCGACAACGTGGAACTCAAAAGCATTAATTTAAGCTTTCCCATTGAGCAAATCTATCGCAACCTCGATCTCACACCAGAGACTGAATCAACCAAGTTATCCTAA
- the grpE gene encoding nucleotide exchange factor GrpE: MTTDKEALFAKFLDYLQSEQVPPEYLGKPPLSANAFDPYQMVSEWTALRHEVKQQGKLLHSTQDALVQALAITRTEQEQMPIRLEEIQKQASGKFEQQQEKLLKDLLGIMDALDQACTYWQEELEALSTTSNSKPLIEKGFWEKLLDWINGNYTQASEPEKLSMSESLTEIFTSNQQGVELIRRSLLEILKQRRVVPIVAQGKPFDSQIMYAVGRQSRADVTENTVIQEVVRGYFWGDRVLREAQVIVATRK, translated from the coding sequence ATTTACAATCAGAACAAGTACCCCCTGAATATTTAGGCAAACCACCATTATCTGCTAATGCCTTTGATCCCTATCAAATGGTGTCTGAATGGACTGCTCTCCGCCATGAAGTTAAGCAACAGGGTAAGTTATTGCATTCTACCCAAGATGCTCTGGTACAAGCATTGGCAATAACTCGAACAGAGCAAGAACAGATGCCAATACGTTTGGAAGAAATTCAAAAACAGGCATCGGGAAAATTTGAGCAGCAGCAGGAGAAACTCCTCAAAGATTTACTAGGGATTATGGATGCTTTAGATCAGGCTTGTACTTACTGGCAAGAAGAACTAGAAGCATTATCTACTACTTCAAACTCAAAACCATTAATAGAAAAAGGATTCTGGGAAAAGCTATTAGATTGGATTAATGGTAATTATACTCAAGCTAGTGAGCCAGAAAAACTATCAATGTCAGAATCATTAACGGAAATTTTCACCAGTAATCAGCAGGGAGTGGAGTTAATTAGGCGATCGCTTTTAGAAATACTCAAACAACGCCGTGTTGTTCCCATTGTCGCTCAGGGCAAACCCTTTGATTCCCAAATAATGTATGCTGTCGGTCGTCAATCAAGGGCAGATGTCACAGAAAATACGGTGATTCAGGAAGTAGTCCGGGGTTATTTTTGGGGGGATAGGGTCTTAAGAGAAGCACAGGTAATTGTAGCGACACGAAAATAG